ACCAGCGCGCCCACATTGGTCTTGCGACGGGCAAGGTATTCATCGGGGGCGATCAGACCCTGATCCCGCAGAGCCCGTAGGGTTTCGAACCGCGACACGATATTGGCGTCGGCCGTGCTGGCGCTGACCATGGGACCGCCCATGCCACCCGCGCCACCGATATCCATGCCTCCGGATGAGGGTCCCATGCCGGAAGCACTCACCGGCCCGGTCATGGCGCTGCCTTGCGGTGCGCCATCCAGTCCGGCGGCGCCGCGCTCCATCTGGCCAACCACGTTGCCGCTTTGCAGCAGGCTCATGTTGACACTGGCGATCTCGGAGACCGGGCGGGTGGTGAAGTTGTTCATCACCATAAGCTGTTCCGTTTCCGGCGGCCGCAGGGCCAGCACGGCTTCGTACATGGCGCGGGCGCGGGTGACTTGCCCGGTATGGTGATAGAGGATGGCGCGGCCCAGCAGGGCATGCACATCATTGGGGTTGGCCTTCAAGGCTTTGTCGAAATGGCTTTCGGCCAGAACGAAGTTGCCCTTGGTCAGTTCGGCGATGCCCAGCTCGGCCTCGACGTTTTCTTTCTTCAGCGGGCTATTGGTCCAGAACTCCGGCTTCAGCATGTTCTGATCCGTCACCACGCCGCAGCCTGCCAAAATCGTGGTCGTCGCCACGATCATCGCCGCATACCGGTACATCCGTTTCACCGCTCGTCTCCCGTCGGGTCGTGGGGCCGCCAAAGAGGCAACACCCAACATAAGGACAAAATACAACAGAATCCTGACCTCCGTTGGTAAAAAATGTCCTAAGAGCGCGGATATTACTGAATTATTCGTCCGAGTCCGGATCGATGGAAAGGTCTTGCCCGGTCTCCTTGGCCTTGCGAACGGCGGTGATTTCGGCCCCTGGGAAGGTCTCCAACACGGCTTTGACCAGCGGATGCCCGGAGACTTTGGCCCGCAGATGGGCCTCGGCTTCGTCTTTTTGCTGGCGCAAGGTAGCGGCGCCGGGGGCCTGTTGGGAGATTGTCACCGCCCATCGGCCGCCGGTTTTCTCATCCAGAAACCGCTTCATCTTGTTGGCCAGATCAGCAGGCGCATGGTCGCCTGGCCGGAATTCAATGCGACCGGGCGCGAAGGACACCAGGTGCAGATTATTGATCAGGTCCGCATGCAGGATCGCTTCTTTTTCCGTTTCCGCCAGGGCGACCACGTCGTCAAAGGTTTGTGGATTGGGAAGGGTCAATTGCGACTCGGCTTGCGGCTGGGGGTCGGGATCCCCGGCGATCACCACCAGGGCGGCTTGCGGGGCCCCGGACGGGGATCCTCCCGAGGGTAAGGACGATCCCGCAACCGGATTCGATGGGGATGGCGACGGGACGGGTGCGCCCGCCCCGGAAGAGCTTGGCAAGGGCTGCCCGCCGTCAAGCATTTTCAAGGCTTCTTCCGGACTGGGCAGGGTCGAGGCATGGGCCAGGCGAATGAGAATCATCTCGGCGGCCTGTAGAGGAGACGGGGCTTGCCGGGTTTCCTGGATACCCTTCAACAGCATCTGCCAGGCCCGGGCCAAGGTCGCCAGCCCCAACCCCGCGGCCATTTCTCGGCCCCGGGTGCGTTC
The sequence above is drawn from the Magnetospira sp. QH-2 genome and encodes:
- a CDS encoding SPOR domain-containing protein, with protein sequence MYRYAAMIVATTTILAGCGVVTDQNMLKPEFWTNSPLKKENVEAELGIAELTKGNFVLAESHFDKALKANPNDVHALLGRAILYHHTGQVTRARAMYEAVLALRPPETEQLMVMNNFTTRPVSEIASVNMSLLQSGNVVGQMERGAAGLDGAPQGSAMTGPVSASGMGPSSGGMDIGGAGGMGGPMVSASTADANIVSRFETLRALRDQGLIAPDEYLARRKTNVGALVPFTSPPPAAGLDRSVPTTDQILGRLRAIGRALEMRAMTVGQHAAEREMILDALLPETPVAIAAPSVPPKGLMKAADAVRRLEMLQEAKLITSDEYAKERKAIESGLQPEPPASLKAMGDKAGGMAMAGPKPAVHVASYRSEAAARKGWSEIQKAHRALLGSLQPEITKVNLGRGKGTYYRLKAGPLTTKAASQDLCRKLKRRKQFCEPSFINQG